The proteins below are encoded in one region of Amycolatopsis magusensis:
- a CDS encoding exodeoxyribonuclease III has product MRIATWNVNSVGARLPRLQNWLESNQPDVLCLQELKCDSDAFPHEEVRALGYETAAYGVGRWNGVAVLSRVGLDDVQRGLADQPSYEDAIEPRAIGATCGGVRVWSVYVPNGRVPGHTHYDYKLRWLNALRETVEAEKKLDLPFAVLGDFNIAPADTDVWDIAAYTDSTHVTAPEREALGRVLEAGLTDVLPRPLKYDQPFTYWDYRQLAFPKNRGMRIDLVLADPRFAGAITDSYVDREERKGKGGSDHAPVVVDLEL; this is encoded by the coding sequence CTGGAACGTGAACTCCGTCGGCGCCCGGCTGCCGCGGCTGCAGAACTGGCTCGAGTCCAACCAGCCCGACGTGCTGTGCCTCCAGGAACTCAAGTGCGACAGCGATGCCTTCCCGCACGAAGAGGTGCGGGCGCTCGGCTACGAGACCGCGGCCTACGGCGTCGGCCGGTGGAACGGCGTCGCGGTCCTCTCCCGCGTCGGCCTCGACGACGTCCAGCGCGGACTGGCCGACCAGCCGAGCTACGAGGACGCGATCGAACCGCGGGCGATCGGTGCGACCTGCGGCGGGGTGCGGGTGTGGTCGGTGTACGTGCCGAACGGGCGAGTGCCGGGGCACACCCACTACGACTACAAGTTGCGCTGGTTGAACGCGCTGCGCGAGACGGTCGAGGCGGAGAAGAAGCTGGACCTGCCGTTCGCGGTGCTCGGCGACTTCAACATCGCGCCCGCCGACACCGACGTCTGGGACATCGCCGCCTACACCGACTCCACCCACGTGACCGCGCCGGAACGCGAGGCGCTCGGCCGGGTGCTCGAAGCCGGGCTGACCGACGTGCTGCCGCGGCCGCTCAAGTACGACCAGCCGTTCACCTACTGGGACTACCGCCAGCTGGCCTTCCCGAAGAACCGCGGCATGCGCATCGACCTGGTGCTCGCCGACCCGCGGTTCGCCGGCGCGATCACCGACTCCTACGTCGACCGCGAGGAACGCAAGGGCAAGGGCGGCTCCGACCACGCACCGGTGGTCGTCGACCTCGAGCT